In the Endozoicomonas sp. SCSIO W0465 genome, TACTGCTATGTTTCCAATGAATAACATTATTCATAATTAGCAATGGAAAACAAAATACTTTTATTCTAGCACTGGGTATGCTCAATCCCGTTATTTATTTGACCTTTAATTTCCCTCTCTACTTTTGCATAACAATCGTGGTGCCGGCACTTTATTAAGCTGAGAAACGTTATGTTTACCATTCTTAAAAATACCAATTTATACAAGCCAGAATATGTCGGTAAGGCAGATATTCTGCTTGGTCAGGGAAAAATTCTGGCAATTGAAACGGGATTGAATGTCAGCGGCCTGAATGATGTAAGCGTCATTGACTGCCATGGGAAAACGGTAACTCCCGGCCTTATTGATCAGCATTTACATCTTACCGGTGGCGGTGGTGAGGCAGGCTTCAACAGTCGTACACCTCAGGTAACGCTTTCCAGCCTGATCAAGGCTGGCACGACAACGGCTATTGGTGTTCTGGGCACGGATGGCATTTCACGCTCACCCAAAGATCTGTACGCCAAGGCTGCTGCATTGACTGCCGAGGGCATCACTGCCTACATGCATACCGGCTCTTACGAGGTGCCAACCCGTACAATTACCGGTTCCATCCGTGATGACCTGACGTTTATTCCGGCCATTCTCGGCGTCAAGATAGCCCTGGCTGACCATCGAAGCTCGTTTCCAACGACTCAGGAACTGGCAAGAATTGTGTCGGATATTCGTATTGCCAGCCTGCTGGCCGGTAAAAAAGGTGTGCTTCATATCCATATGGGTGGATTACCACGGCCTTTTGACCAGGTTGATGAGTTGCTGGCCATGGGAATACCGGTCCAGCACATCTCACCCACTCACGTTGCCCGTACAGAGCCGCTTTTTGCCGATGCGATCAGGTTTGCTCACAAAGGCGGATTTATCGATATTACCTCCGGCGGCAGTCGTTTTATGCCACCGGAACAAGTGGTCAAACTGGCCCTGGAATCTGATGTGCCGGCTTCCCGAATCACCATCAGTTCAGACGGTAATGGCAGTATCCCGAAGTTCAATGATCGGGGAGAAACCATTGGACTGAGCGCAGCTTCAGTGGACAGCAATCTGCTTTTATTGCCGTTGATCATTGATCAGGGCATCTGCCCGGAACAGGCGATAGCCATGATGACAGCCAATGTGGCCAGCTCACTGGGATCAACAAAGGACGAATTGAGGTGGGTCAGGATGCCGATATCTGTGTATTTAATGATGATTTTACGCTGAATGGCGTGATCGCCGGTGGGAAGTCATTAATGCAGAACCATGAACTGCTGATCGCGGGCAATTTCGAGTAAGGAATGGACATGAGTTTAATTA is a window encoding:
- the iadA gene encoding beta-aspartyl-peptidase, translated to MFTILKNTNLYKPEYVGKADILLGQGKILAIETGLNVSGLNDVSVIDCHGKTVTPGLIDQHLHLTGGGGEAGFNSRTPQVTLSSLIKAGTTTAIGVLGTDGISRSPKDLYAKAAALTAEGITAYMHTGSYEVPTRTITGSIRDDLTFIPAILGVKIALADHRSSFPTTQELARIVSDIRIASLLAGKKGVLHIHMGGLPRPFDQVDELLAMGIPVQHISPTHVARTEPLFADAIRFAHKGGFIDITSGGSRFMPPEQVVKLALESDVPASRITISSDGNGSIPKFNDRGETIGLSAASVDSNLLLLPLIIDQGICPEQAIAMMTANVASSLGSTKDELRWVRMPISVYLMMILR